From Callithrix jacchus isolate 240 chromosome 3, calJac240_pri, whole genome shotgun sequence, a single genomic window includes:
- the GNPDA2 gene encoding glucosamine-6-phosphate deaminase 2, with amino-acid sequence MRLVILDNYDLASEWAAKYICNRIIQFKPGQDKYFTLGLPTGSTPLGCYKKLIEYHKNGHLSFKYVKTFNMDEYVGLPRNHPESYHSYMWNNFFKHIDIDPNNAHILDGNAADLQAECDAFEKKIKEAGGIDLFVGGIGPDGHIAFNEPGSSLVSRTRLKTLAMDTILANAKYFDGDLSKVPTMALTVGVGTVMDAREVMILITGAHKAFALYKAIEEGVNHMWTVSAFQQHPRTIFVCDEDATLELRVKTVKYFKGLMHVHNKLVDPLYSMKEGN; translated from the exons ATGAGGCTTGTAATTCTTGATAACTATGACTTGGCTAGTGAATGGGCAGCCAAATACATCTGTAATCGCATCATTCAGTTCAAACCTGGACAGGACAAATATTTTACACTGGGTTTACCAACAG gGAGTACGCCTTTAGGATGCTATAAAAAACTAATAGAGTATCATAAGAATGGACacctttcttttaaatatgtgaagACCTTTAATATGGATGAATATGTAG GTCTTCCGAGAAATCATCCTGAAAGCTACCATTCTTATATGTGGAATAACTTTTTTAAGCATATTGATATAGATCCTAATAATGCACATATCCTTGATGGGAATGCTGCAGATTTACAAGCAGAATGTGAtgcctttgaaaagaaaataaaggaagctGGAGGAATAGATCTTTTTGTTGGCG gAATTGGTCCAGATGGTCATATTGCCTTCAATGAGCCGGGATCCAGTTTAGTGTCAAGGACAAGATTAAAGACTCTAGCAATGGATACCATCTTGGCAAATGCCAAATATTTTGACGGAGATTTATCAAAAGTGCCAACTATGGCTCTCACTGTTGGTGTGGGGACAGTGATGGATGCTAGAGAA GTAATGATCCTCATAACAGGGGCACACAAGGCATTTGCCCTGTACAAAGCAATTGAAGAAGGAGTCAATCACATGTGGACTGTTTCCGCTTTCCAGCAGCATCCTCGAACTATTTTTGTATGCGATGAAGATGCTACTTTAGAATTAAGAGTTAAAACTGTGAAATACTTTAAAG